A region of Oncorhynchus masou masou isolate Uvic2021 chromosome 29, UVic_Omas_1.1, whole genome shotgun sequence DNA encodes the following proteins:
- the LOC135519413 gene encoding NADH dehydrogenase [ubiquinone] 1 alpha subcomplex subunit 10, mitochondrial-like: MALRVIRLVIPSGTAVFKAGTLIQTAGIHTSSLRNLRYGWWAYALGERTTPRFKENSKIISIDGNLASGKGALAQSLADKLGMLYMPEPNTHYLDKMTVEKEPLPIAFNGNCSLEKFYADPKAADGNSYRLQAWMYLMRLLQWSDAMEHLLTTGQGVILERSPYSDMVFVEAMFKQGYIRRQCVDHYNEIKGISICEFLPPHLVIYVDKPAEEVQKKLKASGKDVPLPYLKSIEDAYKKTYLPKISENAELLAYDATQVQDMERIAEDIEDLKFEKGPWVEQDDVTLHYMRMLVEDKMRVADLTLVPNFLPEVTIGAHEYDAGYYAFKSLLGKKYAAGYNADIGDTNIWLK, from the exons ATGGCGTTACGGGTGATCCGTTTGGTCATCCCCTCGGGGACAGCCGTTTTCAAAGCAGGGACACTTATTCAGACG GCTGGTATTCACACAAGCTCATTAAGGAACCTACGGTACGGCTGGTGGGCATATGCACTGGGTGAGAGGACAACCCCAAGGTTCAAAGAGAACAGCAAGATCATCTCCATTGATGGCAACCTGGCCTCAGGAAAGGGGGCGCTGGCCCAGAGTCTGGCTGATAAGCTGG GGATGCTGTACATGCCTGAGCCCAACACGCACTACTTGGACAAGATGACAGTGGAGAAGGAGCCTCTGCCAATCGCCTTCAACGGTAACTGCAGCTTGGAGAAGTTCTATGCAGACCCCAAGGCTGCTGATGGGAACTCCTACCGGCTACAAGCATGGATGTACCTCATGAGGCTCCTTCAGTGGTCAGACGCCATGGAGCACCTGCTAACCACAG GCCAAGGTGTGATCTTGGAGCGCTCCCCCTACAGTGACATGGTGTTTGTGGAGGCCATGTTCAAACAGGGCTACATCAGAAGGCAGT GTGTAGACCACTACAATGAAATCAAAGGTATCAGCATCTGTGAGTTCCTGCCCCCTCACTTGGTCATCTATGTGGACAAGCCAGCAGAAGAAGTGCAGAAGAAGCTAAAGGCATCAGGCAAA GATGTGCCCCTACCCTATCTGAAGAGCATCGAGGATGCCTACAAGAAGACCTACCTTCCCAAAATCAG tGAGAATGCAGAATTGCTCGCTTATGATGCTACCCAAGTACAAGACATGGAGAGG ATTGCAGAAGACATTGAGGACTTGAAATTTGAGAAAGGACCTTGGGTAGAGCAGGATGATGTCACACTCCACTACATGAGAATGCT GGTGGAAGACAAGATGAGGGTTGCAGACCTGACCCTTGTACCCAACTTCCTGCCTGAGGTCACCATCGGGGCTCACGAGTATGACGCAGGCTACTATGCCTTCAAATCA CTCCTGGGAAAGAAGTACGCTGCAGGATATAATGCAGACATAGGAGACACGAACATCTGGCTGAAGTGA